The following coding sequences are from one Leguminivora glycinivorella isolate SPB_JAAS2020 chromosome 7, LegGlyc_1.1, whole genome shotgun sequence window:
- the LOC125228288 gene encoding uncharacterized protein LOC125228288 isoform X1 gives MGKRKHREEDEEDYLERKIRSLERKRLKIRRRRRHRSYSPSTSSYTDNEYEYADQDIGEPDPLLEDSQYEESPLTNNTVYDLTDDEVGASTSGALPAAGGLRSVVIQNRSAAGPRAVDAPAPAPPPAPAAAAAPACAPAAATTTPAAPAPAPTSAATTTQVTGEQIGLQESTPIVTALDPGLLCLLGDEPVKEETFGPCIHDDISTRWSDILVNGMKDDIKNDILKRYEIPENLKLAQAPILNPEIKVACNDNVLKRDNILSDKQKLLSTIITGVANTLSNILTTDSTLDNNKQGIIKSLSDTGRLLCHLHFSETQSRRNFLVPSLNKEIKDNIKDLKRDSLLFGKELQESLKSIKAMTKTGAELRPTVTKPKWTPKHQQAGAGPSTSRALNWRGQPSSASRPPPRQSRQTPARTSYTRGGRRPPPPSRRASDRRAPPPRPHTRTSRR, from the exons ATGGGAAAAcgcaaacatcgtgaggaagatGAGGAAGATTACTTGGAAAGAAAAATCCGAAGTCTCGAGAGGAAAAGATTGAAGATTCGTCGCAGGCGCCGTCATCGTAGTTATAGCCCTAGTACGTCCTCATATACAgataatgaatatgagtatgcggACCAAGATATCGGTGAGCCCGATCCCTTGCTAGAGGATTCGCAATATGAAG AATCCCCATTGACCAACAATACTGTATACGACTTAACCGATGATGAGGTCGGTGCTTCAACGTCGGGTGCGCTGCCTGCTGCTGGCGGGCTGCGATCGGTGGTCATACAGAATAGAAGCGCCGCCGGGCCCCGCGCGGTGGACGCGCCGGCCCCCGCGCCCCCTCCCgcacccgccgccgccgccgcgccggcgtgCGCGCCCGCGGCCGCGACCACCACGCCGGCTGCGCCCGCTCCCGCGCCTACATCCGCAGCTACCACCACACAGGTGACCGGTGAACAAATTGGTTTACAAGAATCTACGCCGATTGTGACCGCGCTTGATCCCGGTTTATTATGTTTGTTGGGCGATGAGCCCGTAAAAGAAGAAACATTTGGTCCTTGCATTCACGACGATATCTCGACGAGATGGTCCGACATTCTAGTTAATGGTATGAAGGACGATATTaagaatgatattttaaaacgttACGAAATaccagaaaatttaaaattagcgCAAGCTCCTATACTCAATCCCGAGATTAAGGTGGCGTGTAATGATAATGTTTTAAAACGGGATAATATTCTAAGTGACAAACAAAAGTTGCTCTCGACTATTATAACAGGAGTTGCCAATACATTGTCGAATATCTTGACAACAGATTCAACTTTAGACAACAACAAACAGGGGATCATAAAGTCACTGAGCGATACAGGTAGACTATTATGTCACTTACATTTTTCAGAGACTCAGAGCAGGCGTAATTTCTTGGTGCCTAGTTTAAATAAGGAGATCAAGGATAATATTAAGGACTTAAAGCGCGATAGTTTGCTTTTTGGTAAAGAATTACAAGAAAGTCTGAAGTCAATAAAAGCAATGACTAAAACCGGAGCAGAATTGAGACCGACTGTCACAAAGCCTAAATGGACGCCCAAGCACCAACAGGCAGGAGCAGGACCGTCGACATCGAGGGCTTTAAACTGGAGGGGGCAGCCGTCGTCGGCGTCGCGGCCGCCGCCTCGCCAGAGTCGCCAGACGCCAGCGAGGACGAGCTACACGCGTGGCGGGCGCAGACCGCCGCCGCCGTCCCGCCGCGCGAGCGACCGccgagcgccgccgccgcggccgcACACCCGGACCTCGCGCCGCTAG
- the LOC125228288 gene encoding uncharacterized protein LOC125228288 isoform X2, translating into MDAQAPTGRSRTVDIEGFKLEGAAVVGVAAAASPESPDASEDELHAWRAQTAAAVPPRERPPSAAAAAAHPDLAPLASDADTQPQAVSNTSCTGALPWLPECCPGGVHEARHSCRSGRHHASVTYRNHT; encoded by the exons ATGGACGCCCAAGCACCAACAGGCAGGAGCAGGACCGTCGACATCGAGGGCTTTAAACTGGAGGGGGCAGCCGTCGTCGGCGTCGCGGCCGCCGCCTCGCCAGAGTCGCCAGACGCCAGCGAGGACGAGCTACACGCGTGGCGGGCGCAGACCGCCGCCGCCGTCCCGCCGCGCGAGCGACCGccgagcgccgccgccgcggccgcACACCCGGACCTCGCGCCGCTAGCATCGGATGCTGATACACAACCTCAGGCTG TGTCGAACACAAGCTGCACAGGAGCCTTACCCTGGTTGCCGGAGTGTTGTCCGGGCGGCGTTCATGAGGCAAGGCACTCCTGCAGAAGCGGCAGACATCATGCTAGCGTCACTTACAGAAACCACACTTAA